From Thermovenabulum gondwanense, one genomic window encodes:
- a CDS encoding RtcB family protein, which translates to MKEKFKKISMNLYQMKNEETNIDIHVYLSDKLFNEFLEDESLRQLYNASMLKGVISPVVGMPDIHTGFGLPIGGGMATDWQEGVVSAGAVGMDINCGVRLITTRIPAEELTKERLRKILEIISEYVPSGVGKSSAVKAFRKIDLEAIASIGVSYFIDAGYGRKEDVLRIEDEGRIPFADAGCVPKSAKERADQLCTIGGGNHFIEIGRIGSVFDENIAEFFGLQKGFVYILIHTGSRGFGHQICTEFSKKMWDNQDKNKTFAPVKGLACAPIHSKDGIEYLGAMGTAANYAFCNRQLITYFVREAFLKVFKKDEKELGLDVLYDVAHNIAKKEMHGGKWLLVHRKGATRALPAGHPDNPQIYKKTGHPAVIPGSMGTASYVVIGLENNRATFNSVNHGAGRVMSRKRAKEEFTEKELLKQVENVFIASKDLKSLLDEAPLAYKDIDEVVNTLVDAKLTMPVAKLKPLAVLKGEGEES; encoded by the coding sequence ATGAAAGAGAAATTTAAAAAGATTTCTATGAATCTTTATCAAATGAAAAATGAAGAAACTAATATCGATATTCATGTTTACTTGAGCGATAAACTTTTTAATGAATTTCTTGAAGACGAATCTTTAAGACAGCTTTACAATGCCTCAATGCTAAAAGGTGTAATAAGCCCGGTTGTGGGGATGCCGGACATCCATACAGGGTTTGGCCTCCCTATTGGCGGGGGTATGGCAACGGACTGGCAGGAAGGAGTGGTGTCGGCAGGAGCTGTAGGAATGGATATTAACTGCGGAGTTAGGCTTATTACCACTCGTATTCCTGCAGAAGAATTAACGAAAGAAAGATTAAGGAAAATATTAGAAATAATATCGGAATATGTACCCTCGGGAGTAGGAAAATCCAGTGCGGTAAAGGCTTTTCGGAAAATTGATTTGGAGGCTATTGCCTCTATCGGAGTCAGTTATTTTATAGATGCAGGATACGGCAGAAAAGAGGATGTTTTAAGAATAGAGGATGAGGGTAGAATACCTTTTGCGGATGCCGGATGTGTGCCCAAAAGTGCCAAGGAAAGAGCGGATCAGTTATGTACAATAGGAGGAGGCAACCATTTTATTGAAATAGGAAGGATAGGCAGCGTTTTTGACGAAAATATTGCTGAATTTTTTGGATTACAAAAAGGCTTCGTATATATTCTTATTCATACCGGCAGCAGGGGATTCGGCCATCAGATTTGTACGGAGTTTTCGAAAAAGATGTGGGATAATCAGGATAAGAATAAAACCTTTGCTCCGGTAAAAGGGCTCGCATGTGCTCCCATTCATTCTAAAGATGGGATTGAATACCTGGGTGCAATGGGTACAGCTGCCAATTACGCCTTTTGCAACCGCCAGCTTATAACTTATTTTGTCCGGGAAGCCTTCTTGAAGGTTTTTAAAAAGGATGAGAAGGAATTAGGTTTAGATGTACTCTACGATGTAGCTCACAATATAGCAAAAAAAGAAATGCACGGGGGAAAATGGTTGCTGGTTCACAGAAAGGGAGCTACCAGGGCTTTACCTGCAGGGCATCCCGATAATCCTCAGATTTATAAAAAGACGGGGCATCCCGCCGTAATTCCCGGCAGTATGGGAACCGCTTCCTATGTGGTAATAGGTCTTGAGAATAATAGGGCAACCTTCAATTCTGTGAATCACGGGGCTGGAAGGGTGATGTCCAGGAAAAGGGCAAAGGAAGAATTTACAGAAAAGGAGCTTTTAAAACAGGTGGAAAATGTGTTTATAGCTTCAAAAGACTTGAAATCTTTGCTGGATGAGGCCCCACTTGCCTATAAGGATATCGATGAGGTGGTAAATACCCTTGTAGATGCCAAACTTACCATGCCGGTGGCAAAGCTAAAGCCCTTGGCTGTGCTTAAAGGCGAGGGAGAAGAATCTTGA